One Setaria viridis chromosome 5, Setaria_viridis_v4.0, whole genome shotgun sequence genomic region harbors:
- the LOC117857904 gene encoding uncharacterized protein has translation MATEVCRPHNILLPAPHRIRPAASSHRRPSSNNPAGGATRRSPPACRRHHGRKAASRPAAEVYAGPAFSTSPEPSALPLPQFPVKKAAAAVAAVDDAATRDLRRILRLE, from the coding sequence ATGGCCACCGAGGTTTGTCGCCCGCACAACATCCTCCTGCCGGCGCCGCACCGGATCCGGCCAGCGGCGTCGTCACACCGGAGACCGAGCAGCAACAACCCCGCGGGGGGCGCCACCAGGAGGTCCCCGCCGGCCTGCCGGAGACACCACGGCAGGAAGGCAGCGTCGAGGCCCGCGGCGGAGGTGTACGCCGGGCCGGCGTTCTCGACGTCCCCCGAGCCGAGCGCCCTTCCGCTGCCGCAGTTCCCCGTCAagaaggccgcggcggccgtcgccgccgtcgacgacgccgCGACGCGCGACCTCAGGCGCATCCTGCGGCTGGAGTAG